The SAR324 cluster bacterium genome has a segment encoding these proteins:
- the rpoN gene encoding RNA polymerase factor sigma-54 translates to MAMHMKLQMKMTQQLIMTPQLQQAIKLLQLSRAELEELIEQSLVENPVLEESMDIDTYPSEEQREMTTEQTEVPVSEETYETAREEEKEETTAQEEVDWQQYVEQVDQYGQYQDRRIRSGGDDDELPSLEATLAQDESLQDHLLWQVGLVRMSKLEVEVAHYLAGNIADNGYLVTSIREILEGNPELQDRILEVLDSDELTVERELDDYWMDLRYQQEKGVMGDGKRKSRRGKNLPPPPVFEEEELEEDLENRVQVSPRAAAFVEEVLFQLQTFDPNGVGARSLQECLLIQLRLLGRSDELCYRIVEQDMELLECKDLKRIARRQKQDLERVLEAYREIMALEPKPGRSFTPPPSHHYIIPDVFIYQVNNEYKVALNAHGMPRLRISNYYRELVDNMAEDGNLTKEYIQEKIKAGQWLMKSIEQRQKTIYKVTKSILRFQRSFFEKGIHFLKPLVLKDVAEDIDVHESTVSRITTNKYVHTPQGIFELKYFFTSGIDQEQGEAVSSKRIKDMIQQMVQNEDVRSPYTDLQIADILQKRSSIKVARRTVAKYREALNILPSNKRKQLF, encoded by the coding sequence ATGGCCATGCATATGAAGCTGCAAATGAAGATGACGCAGCAGCTCATCATGACCCCGCAGCTCCAGCAGGCAATCAAATTATTGCAGCTGTCACGCGCCGAACTGGAAGAACTGATTGAACAGTCGCTTGTTGAAAATCCTGTGTTGGAGGAGTCGATGGACATCGACACCTATCCCAGCGAAGAACAGCGGGAGATGACGACAGAGCAGACCGAAGTGCCGGTCAGCGAAGAGACCTATGAAACCGCTCGAGAAGAAGAGAAAGAGGAGACGACTGCCCAGGAAGAGGTGGACTGGCAGCAGTACGTGGAGCAGGTCGATCAGTATGGTCAGTACCAGGACCGACGAATTCGTAGCGGTGGCGACGATGATGAGCTTCCTTCCCTGGAAGCCACGTTGGCCCAAGACGAATCGCTGCAGGACCACTTGTTGTGGCAAGTGGGCTTGGTGCGCATGAGCAAGCTGGAGGTTGAGGTCGCTCACTACTTGGCTGGTAATATTGCTGATAATGGCTACCTGGTCACAAGCATTCGAGAAATTTTGGAAGGCAATCCAGAATTGCAGGATCGAATTCTGGAAGTGCTGGACAGTGATGAACTCACGGTCGAGCGTGAATTAGACGATTACTGGATGGACCTGCGCTACCAGCAGGAAAAAGGGGTGATGGGAGATGGTAAACGAAAGTCTCGCCGAGGAAAGAACCTACCTCCACCACCAGTTTTTGAGGAAGAAGAGTTAGAGGAAGATCTGGAGAACAGGGTACAGGTTTCCCCTAGAGCTGCTGCCTTCGTGGAAGAGGTGCTCTTTCAGCTTCAGACCTTTGATCCTAATGGAGTGGGAGCCCGCAGTTTGCAGGAATGTCTGCTGATTCAACTGCGCTTGTTGGGCCGGAGTGATGAGCTGTGCTATCGAATCGTAGAGCAGGACATGGAACTGCTTGAATGCAAGGATCTGAAACGAATTGCACGTCGTCAGAAGCAGGATCTGGAGCGAGTGTTGGAGGCCTACCGTGAAATCATGGCACTGGAGCCCAAGCCCGGTCGCTCTTTCACCCCTCCGCCTTCCCACCACTACATCATCCCCGACGTCTTCATCTACCAAGTCAACAATGAATATAAGGTGGCTCTCAACGCTCACGGCATGCCGCGGTTGCGTATCAGCAACTACTACCGGGAGCTTGTGGACAACATGGCAGAAGACGGCAACTTGACGAAGGAGTACATCCAAGAGAAAATAAAAGCGGGCCAGTGGTTGATGAAGAGCATCGAGCAGCGACAGAAGACGATCTACAAGGTGACCAAGAGTATTCTGCGCTTCCAGCGAAGTTTCTTCGAAAAAGGCATCCACTTCCTCAAACCGCTCGTACTCAAGGATGTAGCGGAAGATATTGATGTGCACGAGTCAACGGTTAGTCGTATCACGACCAACAAGTACGTGCACACGCCACAGGGCATCTTTGAACTAAAATATTTTTTCACCAGCGGCATTGATCAGGAGCAGGGTGAAGCCGTCTCTTCCAAGCGGATCAAGGACATGATCCAGCAGATGGTCCAGAACGAAGACGTGCGTTCCCCCTATACAGATCTGCAGATTGCGGATATCCTGCAAAAACGCAGTTCCATTAAGGTTGCACGCCGTACGGTTGCCAAGTATCGGGAGGCACTCAATATCCTGCCTTCCAATAAACGCAAACAATTGTTCTGA
- the lptB gene encoding LPS export ABC transporter ATP-binding protein — protein sequence MERRKLSAEQLVKIYRGRQAVKGVSLEVEQGSIVGLLGPNGAGKTTTFYMIAGVVRPDRGTIYLDEAEITHYPMHKRARCGIGYLSQERSIFRKLTVEDNLMAILELLPISKAERKERLEMLLEELGIAHVRHLKGYALSGGESRRTEIARALVLEPSIILLDEPFAGVDPIAVADIQETVRQLARRNIGVLITDHNVRETFGIIDRGYIMNEGTLLVSGTPEELSKDEQARKVYLGETFAF from the coding sequence ATGGAACGACGTAAACTTTCTGCAGAGCAACTGGTTAAAATCTACAGAGGTCGGCAGGCCGTCAAAGGGGTCTCGCTGGAAGTCGAGCAGGGTAGCATTGTGGGCCTGTTGGGACCTAATGGCGCTGGCAAGACAACGACTTTCTACATGATCGCAGGAGTAGTCCGTCCGGATCGAGGCACGATTTATCTGGATGAGGCTGAGATTACACACTACCCCATGCACAAGCGGGCGCGTTGTGGGATCGGTTATCTATCACAGGAGCGTTCGATCTTTCGCAAGCTGACTGTTGAGGACAACCTGATGGCGATTCTTGAACTGTTACCGATCAGCAAGGCCGAGCGAAAAGAACGCCTGGAGATGTTATTAGAAGAGTTGGGGATCGCTCATGTTCGACATCTCAAGGGCTATGCGCTCTCTGGGGGAGAGAGTCGTCGTACTGAGATTGCCCGAGCGCTGGTGCTGGAGCCTTCAATTATCCTGCTGGATGAGCCCTTCGCAGGGGTTGATCCGATTGCCGTTGCAGACATCCAGGAGACGGTTCGACAGCTCGCACGGCGCAATATTGGGGTGTTGATCACAGATCACAACGTCCGAGAGACATTTGGTATCATTGATCGAGGCTACATCATGAACGAGGGTACGCTCTTGGTCAGTGGAACACCGGAAGAATTGTCGAAAGATGAGCAGGCAAGGAAGGTTTATCTGGGCGAGACTTTCGCTTTTTAA
- a CDS encoding outer membrane protein transport protein — MKALRHFLAALSFVVLGGTVQAAGFNTPQSGASYTAQGQGGITFFDNAGLVVQNPSAMVKLETGIHIYGGFARYETKYNYKDLNGGSSADSQTDPSVAPHIYAVYNNGDMAVGTGANLPFNSSVEWPKDWAGRDVLTRIKLATLNQPVVVAGRFGDFSVGGGLNFYAAHIELEREVVYSGNDSFSVTLGGKGTANGYNASILYDTGTIAAAANYTSRFTVSGEGDAKFDTSKAPPVFTNLFPDGGISVDIKYPDLLEMAISLKSFSSGDGYIPGAYAIEAGLLRSGWSAYDEVLIRYDKGLPGDGTTVIKQNWEDVVDYKIGGFYTFTDYLKVRGGYYKTASPIPESTLGPTTPDGAGRNSFFVGAGYKRRAFLMDLAYLVSDFLPSTTRTNPDLTGKYKGNANVLQLSAGYSF; from the coding sequence ATGAAAGCGCTCCGTCACTTTCTCGCAGCCCTCTCCTTTGTGGTGTTGGGCGGTACTGTTCAAGCAGCTGGTTTCAATACGCCCCAGTCTGGAGCCTCCTACACTGCTCAAGGACAGGGGGGAATTACCTTCTTTGACAACGCTGGTCTGGTTGTTCAAAATCCATCAGCGATGGTCAAGCTAGAGACAGGCATTCATATATACGGTGGTTTTGCTCGCTATGAAACCAAATACAATTACAAAGACCTTAATGGAGGGAGCAGTGCAGATTCTCAGACTGATCCATCAGTCGCTCCACACATCTATGCGGTCTACAACAATGGAGATATGGCAGTAGGAACAGGTGCGAATCTGCCCTTCAATTCAAGTGTTGAGTGGCCTAAAGATTGGGCTGGGCGAGATGTGTTGACCCGGATCAAATTGGCAACACTAAACCAACCGGTTGTGGTAGCTGGGCGTTTCGGAGATTTCTCAGTTGGAGGGGGTCTTAATTTCTATGCAGCCCATATCGAGTTGGAACGGGAGGTGGTTTACAGTGGTAATGACAGCTTCTCCGTAACTCTTGGGGGTAAGGGGACTGCTAATGGTTATAACGCATCGATTCTCTACGACACAGGAACAATAGCGGCAGCAGCGAATTATACCTCTCGCTTCACAGTCAGTGGAGAGGGAGATGCTAAATTTGATACCAGTAAGGCTCCTCCAGTTTTTACAAACCTCTTTCCAGATGGTGGAATCTCTGTCGACATCAAGTACCCTGATCTACTAGAAATGGCTATTTCTTTGAAGTCCTTTTCTTCAGGAGATGGCTACATCCCAGGTGCTTATGCAATTGAAGCTGGACTGTTGCGTAGTGGCTGGTCTGCCTACGATGAGGTCTTAATCCGATACGACAAAGGGTTGCCAGGTGATGGAACAACTGTGATTAAGCAGAATTGGGAAGATGTTGTGGACTATAAAATTGGTGGTTTTTACACGTTCACGGATTACTTAAAAGTTCGAGGAGGCTATTATAAAACGGCAAGCCCGATTCCAGAATCGACACTGGGGCCTACCACTCCAGATGGAGCTGGCCGAAATAGTTTCTTTGTCGGTGCTGGTTATAAGCGTCGCGCTTTCCTGATGGATTTGGCTTATCTAGTGAGTGACTTCCTACCCAGTACGACTCGAACTAATCCAGATCTGACTGGTAAGTACAAGGGTAACGCAAATGTACTGCAGTTGAGCGCTGGTTATTCCTTCTGA